Proteins encoded within one genomic window of Humulus lupulus chromosome 1, drHumLupu1.1, whole genome shotgun sequence:
- the LOC133777971 gene encoding uncharacterized protein LOC133777971 produces MTSNIAESINVALKAARTLPITTMMEGLRSLVQKWVWKNGNEANGTFTQVTTDTETVLRENFIRAIKFQVFPINTKLYQVVVEQKGNFLVNLMEKTCECKKFQQDEIPCAHAIAIFTKTRLKTYDYVLITTKLQL; encoded by the exons ATGACATCAAATATAGCCGAATCAATAAATGTTGCATTGAAAGCTGCAAGAACACTGCCAATCACTACAATGATGGAAGGCCTTCGAAGTTTAGTTCAAAAATGGGTATGGAAAAATGGTAACGAAGCAAACGGAACATTCACACAAGTAACAACAGATACTGAAACTGTGCTTAGAGAAAACTTTATTCGTGCCATTAAATTTCAG GTCTTCCCAATAAACACTAAATTGTACCAAGTTGTGGTTGAACAGAAAGGAAATTTTTTGGTCAACCTAATGGAGAAAACATGTGAATGCAAAAAGTTCCAACAAGATGAAATACCATgtgcacatgcaatagcaataTTCACCAAAACACGGCTGAAAACATATGATTATGTATTGATTACTACAAAACTACAACTATGA